From the genome of Danio rerio strain Tuebingen ecotype United States chromosome 2, GRCz12tu, whole genome shotgun sequence, one region includes:
- the saga gene encoding S-arrestin a: protein MSPKNVVFKKISKDKSVGVYMGKRDFVDRVDSVDPVDGVILIDPEQLRGKKAYVTLSCVFRYGRDDDAEVLGISFRKEIYISTRQVYPALQDKEQCILTKVQEKLLRKLGDNAYPFFFEFPDNLPCSVGLQPAPKDVGKHCAVEFEVKAFCAESQDAKVRKRSSVGLMIRKVQYAPEKLGPAPSVETTRDFLMSDKPLHLEASLEKQTYYHGEPINVRVKINNQSNKNVRNIILSVEQNANVVLYCNDNYMKVVATEDSGHSVDSGAKLEKVYTLLPLLANNRERRGIALDGKLKHEDTNLASSSIIKEGVQKEVLGIMVSYRVVVKLIVGGMMGSSEVGVELPFQLMHPKPDAVKESEAEEEMVFEEFKRTYLKGMPEDEDEGNANIEENV, encoded by the exons ATGAGTCCAAAAAATGTCGTTTTCAAGAAAATTTCCAAAGACAAGTCG GTGGGTGTGTATATGGGGAAGAGAGACTTTGTTGACCGAGTGGACTCAGTAGATCCAGTGG ACGGTGTCATTCTTATTGACCCTGAACAGCTGAGGGGCAAAAAAG CATATGTCACATTGTCATGCGTGTTCCGGTATGGCCGTGATGACGACGCAGAGGTGTTGGGTATCTCGTTTAGGAAAGAGATCTACATTTCCACCCGGCAGGTCTACCCCGCACTGCAGGACAAAGAGCAGTGCATTCTCACCAAAGTGCAGGAGAAACTACTGCGCAAACTGGGGGACAATGCCTACCCCTTTTTCTTTGAA TTCCCTGATAACTTGCCCTGCTCAGTTGGACTGCAGCCAGCCCCAAAAGATGTCGGAAAG CACTGTGCTGTTGAGTTTGAGGTGAAAGCCTTCTGTGCTGAGAGCCAGGATGCCAAAGTTCGCAAACG GAGCTCAGTCGGTCTGATGATCCGTAAGGTCCAGTATGCCCCAGAGAAGCTCGGACCCGCTCCCAGTGTGGAGACCACCCGTGACTTCCTCATGTCTGACAAACCGCTGCATTTGGAAGCTAGCTTGGAGAAGCAG ACGTACTATCACGGAGAACCCATCAACGTAAGGGTCAAAATCAATAACCAATCCAACAAAAATGTGAGGAACATCATCCTTTCCG TGGAACAAAACGCCAACGTGGTGCTGTACTGCAATGACAATTATATGAAGGTGGTGGCcacagaggattctgg GCACTCTGTTGATTCTGGTGCCAAACTGGAGAAAGTCTACACTTTGCTACCCCTGCTGGCCAATAACAGAGAACGCCGAGGAATTGCGCTGGATGGAAAATTAAAGCATGAAGATACTAATCTAGCCTCTTCCAGCAT CATTAAAGAAGGCGTTCAGAAGGAAGTTCTGGGAATCATGGTGTcttacagagttgttgtgaagcttaTTGTTGGAGG CATGATGGGATCCag TGAGGTCGGAGTGGAACTTCCTTTTCAACTTATGCACCCAAAGCCTGACGCAG TGAAGGAAAG TGAAGCGGAAGAAGAAATGGTATTTGAGGAGTTCAAGCGCACCTACCTGAAGGGCATGCCTGAGGACGAGGATGAAGGAAATGCGAACATTGAGGAGAACGTGTAG
- the cldn15la gene encoding claudin 15-like a translates to MSTALEVTGYFMCLIGWVLTGLAVANDYWKISSIQGNVIVSNRLYENLWHACGEDSTGKANCQDFQSMLALPVHIQACRALVIIALLLGLVGLVLSTMGLNCIKIGSKTDESKGKNMFIGGIIYLIGGLCTMVGVSWYAARVVQEFNDPFYGGVRFELGSGLYIGWAGAALCMLGGGFQCSAYQRFSKSKEKGAYYPAGKPQTIYTTAQSNAETSKAYV, encoded by the exons ATGTCTACAGCATTAGAGGTGACGGGATACTTCATGTGTTTGATCGGCTGGGTTCTTACTGGCCTCGCTGTGGCAAATGATTACTGGAAGATTTCTAGTATTCAAGGCAATGTGATTGTTTCCAATCGCCTCTATGAGAACTTGTGGCACGCTTGTGGAGAGGACAGCACTGGAAAAGCCAACTGTCAAGACTTTCAATCCATGCTAGCTTTGCCAG TTCACATTCAGGCTTGCCGGGCGTTAGTGATCATTGCCCTGCTCCTGGGGCTGGTTGGTTTAGTTTTATCTACAATGGGGCTGAACTGCATTAAGATTGGCTCAAAAACAGATGAATCAAAAGGCAAGAATATGTTCATCGGTGGCATTATCTACCTGATAGGAG GTCTTTGCACTATGGTGGGTGTATCTTGGTACGCTGCACGTGTTGTGCAAGAATTCAATGACCCATTCTATGGGGGTGTCAG GTTTGAGCTGGGCTCCGGGCTCTACATCGGCTGGGCTGGAGCAGCGCTATGCATGTTGGGTGGTGGTTTCCAGTGCAGTGCCTATCAAAGGTTCTCCAAATCAAAAGAAAAAGG GGCATACTACCCAGCTGGTAAACCACAGACCATCTATACCACAGCTCAATCGAACGCAGAAACATCCAAAGCCTACGTCTAA